The following coding sequences lie in one Eubacterium ventriosum genomic window:
- a CDS encoding V-type ATP synthase subunit I, producing MIEKMSFVTLAGPKTEIDYLVDHYLSKHDIHLENALSELSSAEQFTTFTEENPFKAMLTKSRELMLLVKNPEKGTISKINVNKAQKFIDKIDEQIDDIRTEVTNLEKQMDALNQDYAVLAPFKTLNYSLKGIYDMEFFKYRFGKIPRSEFDKFESYLDPDMDEIFLTCLVESEYVYGVFFAPIDKFNEVAKDFRNIHFDEIPIPKQYKGFPNDECLNIAKNKAELDEKIKSKNAEISTVVETNRDKLVSACRRIEIAFSNFDVRKLAAVTRDSGVTFQVLCGWMTTKEAKKLLKETDDDPNVVCIVSDDVDDHKSIPPTKLKNNRFIRPFELFVKMYGLPAYNEIDPTLFLTITYAFIFGIMFGDLGQGLCLLIGGLIVYKTKKMDLAGIICAAGVFSCIFGALFGSFFGFEFESFISPLNSMITLPFLGSINIVLVAAFLFGSFVIISTMIINIANAIKQKNLGKALFGPNAVTGLVFYASIIAVIILYMTGKPLPGTILAVIMFGVPLILIFLEEPLKNLVSKKQPLIEDSKGIFAATAFFELFDYLITYLSNALSFLRIGVFAISHAAMMQVVMTLAGAENGGSANIVVVIIGNIIVMAMEGLVVGIQVLRLEYYEMFGRFYEGSGREFVPYRKKYKK from the coding sequence ATGATTGAAAAAATGAGTTTCGTAACATTAGCAGGGCCTAAAACTGAGATTGATTATCTTGTTGATCATTATCTTAGTAAACACGACATTCACCTTGAAAATGCTCTTTCAGAACTAAGTTCTGCAGAACAGTTTACTACTTTTACGGAAGAGAATCCTTTTAAGGCTATGTTAACCAAAAGCCGTGAATTAATGTTACTTGTAAAGAATCCTGAAAAGGGTACCATTTCCAAGATTAACGTAAACAAGGCTCAGAAATTTATCGACAAAATTGACGAGCAAATCGACGATATTCGTACTGAAGTAACTAATCTTGAAAAGCAGATGGATGCCTTAAATCAGGATTATGCAGTTCTTGCTCCTTTTAAAACGTTAAATTATTCATTAAAAGGAATTTATGACATGGAATTTTTTAAGTACAGATTCGGAAAAATTCCAAGGTCGGAATTCGATAAGTTTGAATCTTACTTAGATCCTGACATGGATGAAATATTTTTAACTTGTCTTGTGGAGTCAGAATATGTGTACGGTGTATTTTTTGCACCAATAGATAAATTTAATGAAGTTGCAAAGGATTTTAGAAATATTCATTTTGATGAAATTCCTATTCCAAAACAATACAAGGGATTTCCTAACGATGAATGTTTAAACATTGCAAAGAACAAAGCTGAGTTAGACGAAAAAATAAAATCCAAAAATGCTGAAATTTCCACAGTTGTAGAAACTAACCGTGACAAACTTGTTTCAGCCTGCAGAAGAATTGAGATTGCTTTCAGTAATTTTGATGTTCGAAAGTTAGCTGCCGTAACAAGGGATTCCGGTGTAACATTTCAGGTTTTATGTGGTTGGATGACTACTAAGGAAGCCAAGAAACTTCTTAAGGAGACAGATGACGATCCTAACGTTGTTTGTATTGTTAGCGATGATGTTGACGACCATAAATCCATACCGCCTACAAAGCTTAAAAATAACCGTTTTATAAGACCTTTTGAGTTATTTGTTAAAATGTACGGTTTACCTGCATATAACGAAATTGACCCTACTTTATTCCTTACAATTACCTATGCTTTCATATTTGGTATTATGTTTGGAGATTTAGGTCAGGGCTTATGCTTACTTATTGGTGGTCTTATTGTTTACAAAACTAAAAAAATGGATCTTGCCGGAATAATTTGTGCCGCAGGAGTTTTTTCCTGTATTTTCGGTGCTTTATTCGGAAGCTTCTTTGGATTTGAATTTGAGTCGTTTATAAGTCCTCTTAATTCAATGATTACCTTGCCTTTCCTTGGCAGTATTAATATTGTTTTGGTTGCAGCATTTTTATTTGGCTCTTTTGTAATTATTTCTACAATGATTATAAATATTGCCAATGCCATTAAGCAAAAGAATTTAGGCAAGGCTCTTTTTGGACCAAACGCCGTTACCGGACTTGTATTTTACGCAAGTATTATTGCCGTTATTATTTTATATATGACAGGCAAACCACTTCCGGGAACTATTTTGGCGGTAATAATGTTTGGTGTTCCTCTTATTCTTATTTTCCTTGAGGAACCACTTAAAAACCTTGTTTCAAAGAAGCAGCCTTTAATAGAAGATTCAAAAGGCATTTTTGCCGCAACTGCATTTTTTGAATTATTTGACTATTTAATAACTTATTTATCCAACGCTCTTTCTTTCCTGCGTATTGGTGTTTTTGCCATAAGCCATGCAGCTATGATGCAGGTTGTTATGACACTTGCAGGTGCTGAGAATGGTGGTTCAGCCAATATTGTTGTTGTCATTATTGGAAATATTATCGTAATGGCAATGGAAGGTTTAGTTGTTGGAATTCAGGTTCTTCGTCTTGAATATTATGAAATGTTTGGTCGTTTCTATGAAGGATCAGGACGTGAATTTGTACCTTATAGAAAAAAATATAAAAAATAA
- a CDS encoding tyrosine-type recombinase/integrase yields the protein MNWVAPIKDQETLKNFGETLKQVDYKYYIMFELGVGTGLQLQDILAFKNKDVTGKKEIEVTIGTRNMKNVFTVPEELQQIINEYTKGKDPEAYLILGHSSSNKPVSREQAYRVLRSAGHKIGLNSIGAQTMRKTYAWNYYKETGDIYHLQKLFNHASPSITYRFIGEKPNIEVFLKKMTPQENERSRYLLYLNDNGKKKLNKIIDILTGIRDNFDSPANNDAFYGKVDCLLQELEALMENYENTK from the coding sequence ATGAATTGGGTTGCACCTATTAAAGATCAGGAAACATTAAAAAATTTCGGTGAAACATTAAAGCAGGTTGATTACAAGTACTATATTATGTTCGAATTAGGTGTTGGAACAGGACTCCAGCTCCAGGACATTCTTGCATTCAAGAACAAAGATGTAACCGGAAAGAAAGAAATCGAAGTTACTATTGGAACAAGGAATATGAAAAATGTATTTACAGTTCCTGAAGAATTACAGCAGATTATTAATGAGTATACTAAGGGTAAAGATCCTGAAGCATATCTTATTCTTGGACATAGTTCATCAAACAAACCTGTATCAAGAGAACAGGCTTACAGAGTACTTAGAAGTGCAGGACATAAGATTGGTTTAAATTCAATCGGTGCTCAGACTATGAGAAAAACGTATGCATGGAACTATTACAAAGAAACAGGTGACATTTATCATCTTCAGAAACTTTTCAACCATGCTTCTCCATCTATTACATATAGATTTATCGGAGAGAAGCCAAACATTGAAGTTTTCTTAAAGAAAATGACACCACAGGAAAATGAACGTAGCCGTTACTTACTTTACTTAAATGACAACGGTAAAAAGAAACTTAACAAGATTATTGATATTTTAACAGGTATTAGAGATAACTTTGATAGTCCTGCAAACAATGACGCTTTCTACGGAAAGGTTGATTGTCTTTTACAGGAATTAGAAGCATTAATGGAAAACTACGAAAATACAAAATAA
- a CDS encoding V-type ATP synthase subunit B — MAIEYLGLSEINGPLIALEGVKDAAFDEIVEFSINDGAEKRLGRIIEIYEDKAIIQVFEGSEGMSLTNTHTKLTGHPMEVALSPEILGRTFNGIGKPIDGLAPIVGEKRDVNGKPLNPVSREYPRNYIRTGISAIDGLTTLIRGQKLPIFSGNGLPHDQLAAQLVNQSSLGDDTDEKFAVVFAAMGVKNDVADFFKRSFEESGALEHTVMFLNMANDPVVERLITPKVALTVAEYLAYEKDMHILVILTDMTTYAEAMREVSSSKGEIPSRKGYPGYLYSELATIYERAGIVKGSKGSVTQIPILTMPNDDITHPIPDLTGYITEGQITLDRSLNGQGIYPPINVLPSLSRLMKDGIGEGFTREDHQDVANQLFSAYAKVGDARALASVIGEDELSSTDKKYLEFGKAFEKEFVGQGLGVNRNIFETLNLGWKLLHILPKEELDRIDTKILDKYYDSMA, encoded by the coding sequence ATGGCAATTGAATATTTAGGATTAAGCGAAATCAACGGACCTTTGATAGCCCTTGAAGGCGTTAAAGATGCAGCCTTTGATGAAATTGTTGAATTTTCAATTAACGATGGCGCCGAAAAGCGTCTCGGTCGTATTATTGAAATATATGAAGACAAAGCGATTATTCAGGTTTTTGAGGGTTCTGAAGGTATGTCCCTTACAAATACCCATACTAAGTTAACAGGTCATCCCATGGAGGTAGCTTTGTCTCCTGAAATACTTGGACGTACTTTTAATGGTATTGGAAAACCTATTGACGGACTTGCTCCTATTGTTGGAGAAAAAAGAGACGTTAACGGCAAGCCTCTTAATCCGGTAAGCCGTGAATATCCAAGAAACTATATTAGAACAGGTATTTCCGCAATAGATGGACTTACAACACTTATCCGTGGTCAGAAATTACCTATCTTCTCCGGAAATGGACTTCCACACGACCAATTGGCTGCTCAATTGGTTAACCAGTCTTCTCTTGGAGATGACACAGACGAAAAATTTGCTGTTGTTTTTGCGGCAATGGGTGTTAAAAATGACGTTGCTGATTTCTTCAAACGATCATTTGAAGAATCAGGTGCTTTGGAACATACGGTAATGTTCCTTAACATGGCTAATGATCCTGTTGTAGAACGTCTTATAACACCTAAAGTTGCCCTTACTGTAGCTGAATACCTTGCTTATGAAAAAGATATGCATATCCTTGTTATTTTAACTGATATGACAACATATGCAGAAGCCATGAGAGAAGTTTCTTCTTCTAAAGGTGAAATTCCTTCAAGAAAAGGTTATCCGGGCTATTTGTACAGTGAACTTGCAACAATTTATGAACGTGCCGGTATTGTAAAAGGATCAAAAGGTTCCGTGACACAGATTCCTATTCTTACAATGCCTAATGATGATATTACTCATCCTATTCCTGACTTAACAGGATATATCACTGAAGGACAGATTACCTTGGACCGTAGTTTAAATGGTCAGGGCATATATCCTCCAATTAATGTTTTACCTTCTCTTTCACGTCTTATGAAAGACGGTATCGGTGAAGGCTTTACAAGAGAAGATCATCAGGATGTAGCTAACCAGTTATTCTCTGCTTATGCAAAAGTAGGTGACGCAAGAGCATTAGCTTCCGTAATCGGTGAAGATGAACTTTCATCTACAGACAAGAAATATCTTGAATTTGGTAAGGCTTTTGAGAAAGAATTTGTTGGTCAGGGTCTTGGTGTTAACAGAAATATTTTTGAAACTTTGAATTTAGGTTGGAAGCTTCTTCACATTCTTCCAAAAGAAGAACTTGACCGAATTGATACAAAAATACTTGATAAATATTATGATTCAATGGCATAG
- a CDS encoding 3'-5' exonuclease, with product MMDYIVMDLEWNQNPYGKSHCHTDLTFEIIEIGAVRVSDDRKTIVDSFQQVIKPRVFKKLHYKIQEITHFTEEELNDGKDFRKVIRDFLEWCGDDYIFCTWGSMDLTELQKNMKHYNLERVLDFPLFYVDLQKMFSLRYDDGHMKRNLTSAVEYLNIQEEHEFHRALSDAYYTARILQSMDYDKYKDRLSIDTFYSPRIKEEEIFVRFDEYTKLVTREFLTKDELFADKDVRLMLCNKCDKPLKKHLDWFSDCGKTYYCLGECKEHGYVRGKIKIKKCEEDSFYAIKIMKSTDKAGADSIYEKQESIREKRRERRQKYLNREIVIEEWEDEDDD from the coding sequence ATGATGGATTATATTGTAATGGATTTGGAGTGGAATCAGAATCCTTACGGAAAAAGTCATTGTCATACGGATTTAACTTTTGAAATAATAGAAATTGGAGCTGTTAGGGTAAGTGATGATAGAAAGACCATTGTGGATTCTTTTCAACAGGTCATAAAGCCCAGAGTTTTCAAAAAACTTCACTATAAGATTCAGGAAATTACCCATTTCACTGAAGAAGAGTTAAATGATGGAAAAGATTTCAGAAAAGTAATAAGAGATTTTCTGGAATGGTGCGGTGATGATTATATTTTCTGTACATGGGGGTCAATGGATTTGACTGAATTGCAGAAGAATATGAAACATTATAATCTGGAAAGAGTATTGGATTTTCCGTTATTCTATGTTGATTTACAGAAAATGTTCAGCTTAAGATATGATGACGGACATATGAAAAGAAATTTGACCAGTGCTGTTGAGTATTTAAACATTCAGGAAGAGCATGAGTTCCACAGGGCTTTAAGCGATGCTTATTATACAGCCAGAATTTTACAATCTATGGACTACGATAAATATAAAGATCGTTTATCAATTGACACATTTTATTCCCCTAGAATTAAAGAAGAAGAAATATTCGTTAGATTTGATGAATATACTAAACTTGTTACCCGTGAGTTTTTGACTAAGGACGAATTGTTTGCAGACAAAGACGTAAGACTAATGTTATGTAACAAGTGTGATAAGCCGTTAAAGAAGCACCTTGACTGGTTTTCCGATTGTGGAAAAACATATTATTGTCTTGGAGAATGTAAGGAACATGGATATGTTAGGGGCAAAATAAAAATAAAAAAATGTGAAGAAGATAGTTTTTATGCTATCAAGATTATGAAGTCTACAGATAAGGCGGGGGCCGACAGTATCTATGAAAAACAAGAGTCAATAAGAGAGAAGAGACGAGAGAGAAGACAGAAATATTTAAATAGGGAAATCGTCATAGAAGAATGGGAAGACGAAGATGACGATTAA
- a CDS encoding D-alanyl-D-alanine carboxypeptidase family protein produces the protein MKKIISKILIVILLISSCIGTINVEPVTVNAATKTNWPKGPSIYGQTGVLIEASTGTVLYDKKCNKKMYPASITKIMTALLTIENCKMDEMVTFSDATIHSIQYGDANMGCSVGEKMTVKDCLYALMLQSANEVATALGEHIAGSTKNFAEMMNKRAKEAGALNTHFANANGLHDPNHYVTAYDMAMITRAASKYSVFNDIVNTTTYTIKHNNKRKTDATAIQRHKMVWPTSGYYYDGIIGGKTGFTDQSGTTLVTYAKRNGMTLIAVVLHSNGTNVYKDTKELLDYGFNNFGLQNVSNNDQRFDSDNKVTLQSPFCNTTDSIYIDKTSNIVLPKTAKFSQLTSDVKFNYTKDSFATITYKYGDKSVGTAKVVYSSDSGKTDSTVTVASTTASQQTTTAANNTGNNKNSETAVAKNNSGKDSSNKESSTTVSNKNSKKSSFKLPGFFVPLVIVIIIIVVVVLVLILTNKRLNQIRESKRNRRY, from the coding sequence ATGAAAAAAATTATATCTAAAATACTTATAGTTATTTTGTTAATAAGTTCCTGTATTGGAACTATAAATGTAGAACCTGTAACTGTAAACGCAGCAACAAAGACTAACTGGCCTAAAGGGCCTTCAATCTATGGTCAGACAGGCGTTTTAATCGAAGCTTCAACGGGTACTGTTTTATATGATAAGAAATGTAATAAGAAGATGTACCCTGCAAGTATTACAAAGATTATGACTGCTTTGCTTACAATTGAGAATTGTAAGATGGATGAAATGGTAACATTTTCTGACGCAACTATTCACAGCATACAATATGGAGATGCCAATATGGGGTGTTCTGTAGGTGAAAAAATGACTGTAAAGGATTGTCTTTATGCATTAATGTTACAGTCAGCCAACGAAGTTGCCACAGCACTTGGTGAACACATTGCAGGATCTACTAAGAATTTTGCTGAAATGATGAACAAAAGAGCTAAGGAAGCCGGTGCCCTTAACACTCATTTTGCCAACGCTAACGGTTTACATGATCCAAACCATTATGTAACAGCTTATGACATGGCAATGATTACAAGAGCAGCATCTAAGTATTCTGTATTTAATGATATTGTTAATACAACTACATATACCATTAAGCACAATAACAAACGTAAAACCGACGCCACTGCAATCCAGCGTCACAAGATGGTTTGGCCTACAAGCGGTTACTACTATGATGGTATTATCGGTGGAAAAACAGGTTTTACAGACCAGTCAGGAACAACACTTGTTACATATGCAAAACGAAACGGTATGACTCTTATAGCTGTTGTTTTGCACTCTAATGGCACTAATGTATACAAGGATACTAAGGAATTATTAGATTATGGTTTTAATAATTTTGGTTTACAAAATGTTTCTAACAATGACCAAAGATTTGATTCTGACAATAAGGTTACTTTACAGTCACCTTTCTGTAACACAACAGATTCAATATATATAGATAAAACATCAAACATTGTTTTACCTAAAACAGCTAAATTTTCACAATTAACATCTGATGTAAAATTTAACTACACTAAAGATTCATTTGCTACCATTACCTACAAGTATGGCGACAAATCCGTTGGTACTGCAAAAGTAGTTTATTCATCTGATTCAGGCAAGACTGACTCAACTGTAACCGTGGCGTCAACAACAGCTTCACAGCAGACTACAACTGCGGCAAATAATACAGGCAACAATAAAAATAGCGAAACTGCAGTGGCAAAGAACAATTCAGGCAAAGATTCTTCAAATAAGGAATCTTCAACCACAGTTTCTAATAAAAACTCTAAGAAGTCTTCATTTAAACTTCCGGGATTTTTTGTTCCTTTGGTGATTGTTATCATCATTATTGTAGTTGTTGTTTTAGTTCTTATTCTGACTAACAAACGTCTTAATCAGATAAGAGAATCTAAGAGAAATAGAAGATATTAA
- a CDS encoding V-type ATP synthase subunit E yields MTIEEKMDHFRSLSLESASSKSAESLSSYKQSLDDDLELHKETASQLAEESKKALMNQVRANSKKKLSSEQMKIKKELTQKQSAIKIEVFDRVREKLLEYRKTNDYLVYLENQIKNIMSEYSDIDITIYIDPNDSSLLDELKSKTGGNIEIYNKEFLGGTRTIVPEKNILIDNSFKTRLADQQDLFAITL; encoded by the coding sequence ATGACTATAGAAGAAAAAATGGACCACTTTAGAAGCCTTTCTCTTGAAAGCGCCAGTTCAAAAAGTGCTGAATCTCTCAGTAGTTACAAGCAGTCCTTGGACGATGACTTAGAACTTCACAAGGAAACTGCATCTCAATTGGCTGAAGAATCAAAGAAAGCTCTAATGAATCAGGTTAGAGCTAACTCTAAGAAGAAACTTTCTTCCGAACAAATGAAAATCAAAAAAGAACTTACTCAAAAACAATCAGCTATTAAAATTGAAGTTTTTGATAGAGTTCGTGAAAAATTACTTGAATATAGAAAAACTAACGATTACTTAGTGTATCTTGAAAATCAGATAAAAAATATAATGAGCGAATATTCTGATATAGATATTACTATATACATTGATCCTAATGATTCATCTTTGCTTGATGAATTAAAAAGCAAGACTGGAGGAAATATTGAAATTTACAATAAAGAATTTTTAGGTGGAACACGTACCATTGTTCCTGAAAAAAACATTCTTATTGACAATTCTTTTAAAACACGACTTGCTGACCAACAGGATTTATTTGCAATAACATTGTAG
- a CDS encoding V-type ATP synthase subunit A — MEKTGKIYGINGPVIYIKGKTDFKMGEMVYVSSERLVGEVISLTSEMTTIQVYEETSGLKPGELVYGTDSAIFVTLAPGILNNIFDGIERPLSEIQKQSGAFISRGVNVNSLDINKKWNVHITVSEGDYISGGTIIAETQETRAIMHKSMVPPTVSGTVIKTAPDGEYTINDTIVTIKKDDGSTMNLSLTQKWPIRQPRPITKRFGATQPLVTGQRIMDTLFPLAKGGTAAIPGGFGTGKTMNQHQIAKWADADIIIYIGCGERGNEMTQVLDEFSELIDPKSGNPLMDRTTLIANTSNMPVAAREASIYTGITLAEYYRDMGYHVAIMADSTSRWAEALRELSGRLEEMPAEEGFPAYLASRLSAFYERAGYIENLNGTEGSISIIGAVSPQGGDFSEPVTQNTKRFVRCFWGLDKSLAYARHFPAIHWLTSYSEYVDELANWYNTNVGPDFISCRTQILAILNQESSLMEIVKLIGSDVLPDDQKLTLEIARVIRLGFLQQNAFHSEDTCVPLKKQLLMMQTILYLQEKAGKLISMGMPMSVLKKHNIFEKIISIKYDVPNNKLSMFDDYKLAIDNFYNKVMEENA, encoded by the coding sequence TTGGAAAAAACAGGTAAGATTTATGGAATTAACGGACCTGTTATCTATATTAAAGGAAAGACAGACTTTAAAATGGGTGAAATGGTTTATGTTAGTTCTGAAAGGTTAGTTGGTGAAGTAATTAGCCTTACTTCCGAAATGACTACCATACAGGTTTATGAAGAAACTAGTGGACTTAAACCGGGGGAACTTGTTTATGGTACAGATAGTGCCATATTTGTAACTTTAGCCCCTGGAATTTTAAATAATATATTTGATGGTATAGAAAGACCTTTAAGTGAGATACAAAAGCAGTCAGGTGCTTTTATTTCAAGAGGTGTAAATGTTAATTCACTTGATATTAATAAGAAATGGAATGTGCATATTACCGTTTCTGAAGGTGATTACATCTCAGGCGGTACAATTATTGCCGAAACTCAGGAAACAAGAGCCATAATGCATAAATCCATGGTTCCGCCTACAGTGTCAGGTACTGTAATTAAGACTGCTCCTGATGGCGAATATACCATTAACGATACAATCGTAACAATCAAGAAGGATGACGGTTCAACTATGAACCTTTCATTAACACAGAAATGGCCAATCCGACAACCACGTCCAATTACTAAAAGATTTGGAGCCACACAGCCTTTGGTTACAGGTCAGAGAATTATGGATACTCTCTTTCCTCTTGCAAAAGGCGGTACTGCTGCAATTCCCGGTGGATTTGGTACAGGAAAAACAATGAACCAGCACCAGATTGCAAAATGGGCAGACGCTGACATTATTATTTATATTGGCTGTGGTGAACGTGGAAATGAAATGACACAGGTTTTGGATGAATTTTCAGAACTTATTGACCCAAAATCAGGCAATCCTCTTATGGATAGAACAACACTTATTGCCAACACAAGTAATATGCCTGTTGCAGCCCGTGAGGCAAGTATTTACACAGGTATTACTTTGGCAGAATATTATAGAGATATGGGCTATCACGTAGCCATTATGGCAGATTCCACTTCAAGATGGGCTGAAGCTCTTCGTGAATTATCCGGTCGTCTGGAAGAAATGCCTGCGGAAGAAGGCTTCCCGGCTTATCTTGCCAGCAGACTTTCAGCTTTTTACGAAAGAGCCGGATATATAGAGAATTTAAATGGTACAGAAGGTTCCATATCAATTATCGGTGCAGTTTCACCTCAGGGTGGTGACTTTTCTGAACCGGTTACTCAGAATACTAAACGTTTCGTCCGTTGCTTCTGGGGACTTGATAAATCATTAGCTTATGCAAGACATTTTCCTGCCATTCACTGGCTTACAAGTTACAGTGAATACGTAGATGAACTTGCCAACTGGTACAACACTAACGTAGGTCCTGATTTTATTTCATGCAGAACTCAGATTCTTGCCATTTTAAATCAGGAAAGTTCATTAATGGAAATCGTAAAACTTATCGGTAGCGATGTTTTGCCTGACGACCAGAAATTAACCCTTGAAATAGCCAGAGTTATTCGTCTGGGATTTTTACAGCAGAACGCATTCCACAGTGAGGATACCTGCGTTCCTTTAAAGAAACAGCTTCTTATGATGCAGACTATTTTGTATTTACAGGAAAAAGCAGGCAAACTTATCTCAATGGGCATGCCTATGTCTGTTCTTAAAAAGCATAATATTTTTGAAAAAATAATTTCAATTAAATATGATGTTCCTAACAATAAGCTAAGTATGTTTGACGATTATAAATTAGCAATTGACAATTTCTATAATAAAGTTATGGAAGAAAACGCTTAA
- a CDS encoding V-type ATP synthase subunit F, translating into MKMYLISDNIDTLTGMRLAGVEGEVVHGRREAKQAVEKILEDKDLGILLLTEKLSFEIPELVDDIKLNRKQPLLVEIPDRHGSGRQPNFITNYINEAIGIKI; encoded by the coding sequence ATGAAAATGTATTTAATAAGCGACAATATTGATACTCTTACCGGCATGCGACTTGCAGGTGTGGAAGGTGAAGTTGTTCATGGTCGTCGCGAAGCAAAACAGGCAGTTGAAAAAATTCTTGAAGACAAGGATTTAGGAATTTTACTTTTAACTGAAAAGCTAAGTTTTGAAATTCCTGAACTTGTAGATGATATTAAACTTAACAGGAAGCAACCTCTTCTTGTAGAGATTCCTGACCGCCACGGTTCAGGACGTCAACCAAATTTCATTACTAATTACATTAATGAAGCAATTGGCATAAAAATATAG
- a CDS encoding V-type ATP synthase subunit D, whose translation MNLNTVPTKGNLMSAKSSLALARQGYELMDKKRNILVREIMDLNDQAKAIQSEIDETFKSAYIALEKANIELGIKNVETFAFNVTPENDIRIKTRSIMGTEIPLVKYKEEKRNPVYSFFGTTESLDQAKASFEKVKDLTIKLSMIENSAYRLAYNIKKTQKRANALKNITIPNYEALVKTIENALEEKEREEFTRLKVIKSRVS comes from the coding sequence ATGAATTTAAATACTGTTCCTACAAAAGGAAACCTAATGTCTGCCAAAAGTTCCCTTGCTCTTGCAAGACAGGGCTATGAACTTATGGACAAAAAACGAAATATTTTGGTCCGTGAAATTATGGATTTAAATGATCAGGCTAAAGCCATTCAGTCAGAGATTGATGAAACTTTTAAGTCTGCATATATTGCTTTGGAAAAAGCAAACATTGAATTGGGTATAAAAAATGTTGAGACTTTTGCATTTAACGTTACCCCTGAAAATGATATAAGAATAAAGACAAGAAGTATTATGGGTACAGAAATTCCTCTTGTAAAATATAAAGAAGAAAAACGTAATCCTGTTTATTCTTTCTTTGGCACTACTGAATCACTTGATCAGGCTAAGGCAAGCTTTGAAAAGGTTAAAGATTTGACAATTAAGCTTTCAATGATTGAAAATTCAGCTTACCGCCTTGCTTACAATATTAAGAAAACACAGAAACGTGCCAATGCTTTAAAGAACATAACCATACCAAATTATGAAGCTCTTGTAAAAACTATTGAAAATGCTTTGGAAGAAAAAGAAAGAGAAGAATTTACAAGATTAAAGGTTATAAAATCCAGAGTTAGCTAA
- a CDS encoding ATP synthase subunit C — MFISILFTVALLLTIILPIIGYFVGEQTKGRFKRTVIGNVVAFFGVFLLGTVFIFTSTANAAVADTATISSGLGLIAAGLAIGLSCIGSGYAVASSASAALGALSEDSSVFGKALIFVALAEGIALWGFIVAFLILTHVA, encoded by the coding sequence ATGTTTATTAGTATTTTATTTACAGTTGCTTTATTACTTACAATTATTTTACCTATTATCGGATATTTTGTAGGTGAACAGACTAAAGGTCGTTTTAAGAGAACAGTTATTGGAAATGTTGTAGCATTCTTTGGTGTTTTCCTTTTAGGAACTGTATTTATCTTTACAAGTACAGCTAATGCTGCTGTTGCTGATACTGCAACAATTTCAAGTGGTTTAGGGCTTATTGCTGCAGGTCTTGCAATAGGTCTTTCATGTATTGGTAGTGGTTATGCCGTTGCAAGTTCTGCCAGTGCTGCTCTTGGTGCATTAAGTGAAGACTCAAGCGTTTTCGGTAAAGCACTTATTTTCGTAGCTCTTGCAGAAGGTATTGCTCTTTGGGGATTCATAGTTGCATTCCTTATTTTAACACACGTTGCATAA